From the genome of Geminocystis herdmanii PCC 6308, one region includes:
- a CDS encoding peptidylprolyl isomerase, protein MKLTKWKSIVKLAITTISIFIISIVFNPYGMQNAYAFLAQGDAITDPEAILRYALPIDNKYIREIQGDIEKIGKDLRTKRWALVTKRVKNAGFVLKLHQDDLIASVPEPLQTKAKELVTAIAEDVSKIQELVEREDREQIYALRSAILDNITVLEEDMVTGFPFTVPEEYANLPQLLGRAKVEVKTTQGDLVIVVDGYSAPVTGGNFVDLVNRKFYDGLPFSRAEDFYVLQTGDPIGEEEGFIDPNTKEYRGIPLEILVQGESEPIYGLTTEDLGMYLAQPVLPFNAYGAVALARPTSDPNGGSSQFFFFKFDTEVTPPGYNLMDGRFAVFGYVTEGAEVLDKLTADDKIISMKVIEGQKQLTVNN, encoded by the coding sequence ATGAAACTTACTAAGTGGAAATCTATAGTAAAACTTGCTATTACCACCATCTCTATTTTTATCATTTCGATCGTATTCAATCCTTACGGTATGCAAAACGCCTATGCTTTCTTAGCTCAAGGTGATGCTATAACCGATCCTGAAGCCATTTTACGCTATGCTCTACCTATTGATAATAAATATATCCGTGAAATTCAAGGGGATATTGAGAAAATAGGCAAAGATTTAAGAACAAAAAGATGGGCTTTAGTGACAAAAAGAGTTAAAAATGCTGGATTTGTGCTAAAATTACATCAAGATGATCTCATTGCCAGTGTACCCGAACCATTGCAAACAAAAGCAAAAGAATTGGTAACAGCCATTGCCGAGGATGTCTCTAAAATACAAGAATTAGTTGAAAGAGAAGATAGAGAACAAATTTATGCTCTCAGAAGTGCTATCTTAGACAATATCACTGTCTTAGAAGAAGATATGGTAACGGGTTTTCCTTTTACTGTACCCGAAGAATATGCTAACCTACCTCAATTATTAGGACGAGCTAAAGTAGAAGTAAAAACTACTCAAGGTGACTTGGTGATTGTGGTGGATGGTTATAGCGCCCCCGTGACTGGCGGTAACTTCGTTGATTTAGTTAATCGTAAATTCTATGATGGTTTACCTTTCTCTCGTGCTGAAGATTTTTATGTACTTCAAACAGGTGATCCCATTGGCGAGGAAGAGGGTTTTATTGATCCAAATACAAAAGAATACAGAGGGATTCCTTTAGAAATATTAGTACAGGGAGAATCTGAACCCATTTACGGCTTAACAACAGAAGATTTAGGGATGTACTTAGCTCAACCCGTATTGCCCTTTAACGCTTATGGAGCGGTAGCTTTGGCTCGTCCTACAAGTGATCCTAACGGTGGTTCATCGCAATTTTTCTTCTTTAAATTCGATACCGAAGTCACCCCTCCGGGTTATAACCTCATGGATGGAAGATTTGCTGTATTTGGTTATGTTACCGAAGGAGCAGAGGTTTTAGATAAACTCACCGCCGATGACAAAATTATTTCTATGAAAGTTATCGAAGGGCAAAAGCAATTAACTGTTAACAATTAA
- the recJ gene encoding single-stranded-DNA-specific exonuclease RecJ, protein MEYKLPSQRWKFYPQNPSLTKELVEKLGLSPVVAQIIINRGMVNLDEVQGYVNPEIIDLPSPLTEFPDLPKSIAILQSSIELQQKIAICGDYDADGMTSTALLLRAFRHLGANVDYAIPSRMKDGYGINKRIVEEFKQEGVSLILTVDNGISAYDAIAHAKELGLQVIITDHHDLPPILPPADAILNPKLLPKTSPYYGLAGVGVAYVLAVTLAQSLNKLQGLTKPLLELYTVGTIADLAPLTGVNRRWLKRGLKLLPKSDILGIKKLSNLAEIESKKKLLNAEDIGFKIGPRINAIGRIGDPQIVIDLLTTDDEGIAITRAMQCDQNNKQRKLIQNNIEQEAIKLIEETPINWKEDRVLLVIKENWHHGVIGIVASHLVERYGVPVFIGTYEEENPDIIRGSARGIEEFNVFLALQNCDDLLGKYGGHKAAGGFSFPTKNLPLIHDRLREFAHQTLIPEYLKPLIKIDAEINFQDINFKLLQEIDSLYPWGIENNEPIFSSINVQISSQKLTKTGEHLQLTFMQNNLELKGIAWRWHQYYPLPPAVDIAYKLNENDWNGKKSIQLNILGVRKSQE, encoded by the coding sequence ATAGAATACAAATTACCTAGTCAGCGTTGGAAATTTTATCCCCAAAATCCTAGTTTGACGAAGGAGTTAGTGGAAAAATTGGGGTTATCTCCCGTTGTAGCTCAAATTATTATTAATCGTGGCATGGTTAATCTGGATGAGGTACAAGGTTATGTTAATCCCGAAATTATTGATTTGCCTTCCCCCCTAACAGAATTTCCCGATTTACCTAAAAGTATTGCCATTCTTCAAAGTTCGATCGAGCTTCAGCAAAAAATCGCTATTTGTGGCGACTATGACGCTGACGGTATGACTAGCACAGCCCTTTTATTAAGAGCATTTCGGCACTTAGGGGCGAATGTTGATTATGCTATCCCTAGTCGCATGAAAGACGGCTACGGTATCAATAAGCGCATCGTAGAGGAGTTTAAACAGGAGGGAGTTAGTCTAATTTTGACTGTTGACAATGGTATTTCTGCCTATGATGCCATTGCCCACGCTAAGGAATTAGGGTTACAAGTAATTATCACAGATCATCATGATTTACCGCCCATTTTACCTCCGGCGGATGCTATTTTAAACCCGAAATTATTACCTAAAACTTCCCCATATTATGGGTTGGCAGGGGTGGGCGTTGCCTATGTTTTAGCCGTCACCCTCGCCCAAAGTTTGAACAAATTACAAGGTTTGACAAAACCTCTTTTAGAATTATATACCGTAGGTACGATCGCCGATCTTGCACCCTTAACGGGAGTTAATCGCCGTTGGTTGAAAAGAGGCTTAAAATTATTACCAAAATCTGATATTTTAGGGATAAAAAAACTTAGTAATTTAGCAGAAATAGAAAGTAAAAAAAAGCTCTTAAATGCTGAAGATATAGGCTTTAAAATTGGTCCTAGAATTAATGCGATCGGACGTATTGGTGATCCACAAATTGTTATAGACTTGTTAACTACTGATGATGAGGGTATTGCTATCACAAGAGCAATGCAGTGTGATCAAAATAATAAGCAAAGGAAACTTATTCAGAATAATATTGAACAAGAAGCAATAAAATTAATTGAAGAAACTCCTATTAATTGGAAAGAAGATCGAGTATTATTAGTCATTAAAGAAAATTGGCATCATGGAGTAATTGGAATAGTCGCCTCTCATTTAGTAGAAAGATATGGAGTTCCTGTTTTTATCGGTACTTATGAAGAAGAAAATCCAGATATAATAAGAGGTTCAGCCAGAGGAATCGAAGAATTTAACGTGTTTTTAGCTTTACAAAATTGTGATGATTTATTAGGGAAATATGGAGGACATAAAGCGGCAGGAGGTTTTAGTTTTCCTACCAAAAATTTGCCTTTAATTCACGATCGATTAAGAGAATTTGCTCATCAAACATTAATCCCCGAATATTTAAAGCCTTTAATTAAGATAGATGCGGAAATTAATTTTCAAGATATTAACTTTAAATTATTACAAGAAATAGATAGTTTATACCCTTGGGGCATTGAAAATAATGAGCCTATTTTTTCTAGTATAAATGTTCAAATATCTTCTCAAAAATTAACCAAAACAGGAGAACATTTACAACTAACATTTATGCAAAATAATTTAGAATTAAAAGGCATTGCTTGGCGTTGGCATCAATATTATCCCTTACCCCCTGCTGTGGATATAGCCTATAAACTCAATGAAAATGACTGGAATGGCAAAAAATCTATTCAATTAAACATTCTTGGTGTGAGGAAAAGTCAGGAATAA
- a CDS encoding recombinase family protein: protein MPLIIAYTYTEPVIEKVPDAFFWGCEVDRVYQDIGEKKELKKLFKDCHKTPPNYLLIRSLSELGNSLGEVTQLIAKIEGFNIEIISIEENYNSSKFRIIKDSKTRELFVNICQEIEQKIQQRKLRKAHGNNRLKILPPPGKAPFGYIRGKDGYIVNRSTIFIVREFFDRFLLYGSLADSVRYIEEKFNKKIALSTAHYWLKNPIYRGDLAYKNQEIIPDTHTAIITREESAQIDRILKSHRLVKPRSASANYALAGLVKCQQCSSSLRISHINKKKYQDKYLYLIPSQCPRENTCKALKYDLIFQETINKICEQLPLLTQNFQAPNPQIIKRELEKQIEEKEKILLQIKQLVKENILDKETGNIRNYKIYQEIGKIKQKIAQLPPDNLTKISTALSNPQFWTDLSSAECRFYLREFIKTIKIIPINEHNNNWQIILDFIFS, encoded by the coding sequence GTGCCTTTAATTATCGCTTATACTTATACAGAACCAGTGATTGAAAAAGTCCCTGATGCTTTTTTTTGGGGTTGTGAAGTCGATCGAGTTTATCAGGATATAGGGGAGAAAAAAGAGTTAAAAAAATTATTCAAAGATTGTCATAAAACACCGCCTAATTATCTCTTAATTCGTAGTTTATCAGAGTTAGGAAATAGTTTAGGAGAAGTGACCCAATTAATTGCTAAAATCGAAGGTTTTAATATTGAAATCATCTCGATCGAAGAAAACTATAATAGCAGTAAATTTAGAATAATTAAAGATAGCAAAACAAGAGAATTATTCGTTAATATTTGTCAAGAAATAGAGCAAAAAATTCAACAGAGAAAGTTGAGAAAAGCCCATGGAAATAACCGTTTAAAAATCTTACCGCCCCCCGGAAAAGCACCCTTCGGATATATCAGAGGTAAAGATGGTTATATTGTGAATCGATCGACTATATTTATAGTCAGAGAGTTTTTCGATCGATTTTTATTATACGGTTCATTAGCGGATAGTGTGAGATATATTGAAGAAAAATTTAACAAAAAAATTGCCTTATCTACTGCCCATTATTGGTTAAAAAATCCCATTTATCGAGGAGATTTAGCCTATAAAAATCAAGAGATAATTCCTGATACCCATACCGCTATTATAACCAGAGAAGAATCAGCTCAGATCGATCGAATTTTAAAAAGTCATCGTTTAGTAAAACCTCGTAGTGCTTCCGCTAATTATGCCTTAGCAGGTTTAGTAAAATGTCAACAATGCTCATCATCTTTAAGAATTAGTCATATTAATAAGAAAAAATATCAAGATAAATATTTATACTTAATACCCAGTCAATGCCCTAGAGAAAATACTTGTAAAGCCCTTAAATATGACCTAATTTTTCAAGAAACTATTAACAAAATTTGTGAACAATTACCCTTATTAACACAAAATTTTCAAGCTCCAAATCCTCAAATTATAAAAAGAGAATTAGAAAAACAAATAGAAGAAAAAGAAAAAATATTATTACAAATAAAGCAATTAGTTAAAGAGAATATTTTAGATAAAGAAACAGGAAATATTAGAAACTATAAAATTTATCAAGAAATAGGTAAAATTAAGCAAAAAATAGCACAATTACCTCCCGATAACCTAACAAAAATTTCTACGGCTTTATCTAATCCTCAATTTTGGACAGATTTATCATCTGCTGAATGTCGTTTTTATCTCCGAGAATTTATCAAAACAATTAAAATTATTCCCATTAATGAACACAATAATAATTGGCAAATAATCCTAGACTTTATTTTCTCTTAG
- a CDS encoding BrnT family toxin translates to MSSKMRLLLIVHCYREKESEIRIISARKATKKESQQYRK, encoded by the coding sequence ATGAGTTCAAAAATGCGATTATTATTAATAGTTCATTGTTACCGAGAAAAAGAATCCGAAATCAGGATAATTTCAGCTCGTAAAGCAACTAAAAAGGAAAGTCAACAGTATAGAAAATAA
- a CDS encoding ParA family protein yields MLIGIVSLKGGVGKTTTAVHLSTYLHTDKPTLLIDADRNRSALLWAREDHLPFVVSSQAGATAFIAKHHHIVTDMKAGPENEELLELAKGNDLIIIPTTPNHLDLNATIRAVEIFRENNINNYKILLTKVDSRTTNSKTAKLFLEKDNLPVFKTEIPLLIAFEKASQNGKTVKDYNDSRAKQAWKKYQAVGKEILK; encoded by the coding sequence ATGTTGATTGGCATTGTTTCCTTAAAAGGTGGCGTAGGAAAAACCACCACAGCAGTACATTTATCGACTTATTTACATACAGATAAACCGACTTTATTAATTGATGCCGATCGAAACCGATCTGCTTTATTATGGGCTAGAGAAGATCATCTTCCCTTTGTGGTGTCATCTCAGGCAGGGGCAACAGCATTTATTGCTAAACACCATCATATCGTAACAGATATGAAAGCAGGACCCGAAAATGAGGAGCTTTTGGAGTTAGCCAAGGGCAATGATTTAATTATCATTCCCACTACTCCTAATCATTTGGATTTGAATGCGACTATTCGAGCGGTGGAAATTTTCAGAGAGAATAATATTAATAATTATAAAATTCTCTTGACAAAAGTTGATTCAAGAACCACGAATAGCAAAACTGCAAAATTGTTTTTAGAGAAAGACAATTTGCCTGTATTTAAAACAGAAATTCCCTTATTAATTGCTTTTGAAAAAGCATCTCAAAATGGAAAAACTGTGAAAGATTATAATGATTCTCGTGCTAAACAAGCATGGAAAAAATATCAGGCTGTAGGCAAAGAAATTTTAAAATAA
- a CDS encoding ABC transporter substrate-binding protein codes for MKNRQIKLFLSLLISLNWFTVGCTLFGTTEDTTNTPSNTENNAPTGSEGLKLGSLFPITGDLSSIGQNMPIAAQLAVDTINACGGVNGQPVTLVKEDDQTDPVAGTAAMTKLAEVDKVSGVVGSFASSVSTAALDVAVRNNVMMISPGSTSPIFTDRAKKGEFNGFWARTAPPDTYQAQALAALAEKEGFKNVSTVVINNDYGVAFEEQFVNAFTTAGGTIINKDKPVRHDPKATTLDSEAGLAFANQPDAVMAVLYAETGSLLLQAAFKQGLMNNTTVLLTDGVYSEDFTKQVGKTADGNSIIAGALGTVPGAEDGKALEEFTALWKEKTGDKPVSAFVPHTWDATVLLMLAAQASGENTGEGIKNKVREVAGGDGTEVTDACQAMELLRKGEKINYQGASGNVDIDENGDVVGVYDVWRVKQDGSLEVIDQVMPLVSN; via the coding sequence ATGAAAAACCGTCAAATAAAACTATTTTTAAGTTTATTAATTAGTCTCAACTGGTTCACTGTCGGATGTACCCTTTTTGGCACAACAGAAGATACCACAAACACACCGAGCAATACTGAGAATAATGCCCCGACTGGTAGTGAAGGCTTAAAATTAGGCTCATTATTCCCTATTACTGGCGATTTATCTTCGATCGGACAGAATATGCCCATTGCCGCTCAATTAGCCGTGGATACCATCAACGCCTGTGGTGGAGTAAATGGACAACCCGTAACTTTAGTTAAAGAAGATGATCAAACCGATCCTGTCGCTGGTACTGCCGCCATGACTAAGTTAGCAGAAGTTGACAAAGTTTCTGGAGTAGTGGGTTCTTTCGCCAGTAGTGTTTCCACCGCCGCCTTAGATGTTGCCGTCAGAAATAACGTCATGATGATCTCTCCGGGTAGCACAAGCCCTATATTTACCGATCGAGCCAAAAAAGGAGAATTTAACGGATTTTGGGCGCGCACAGCCCCTCCCGACACCTATCAAGCCCAAGCCTTAGCCGCCTTAGCAGAAAAAGAAGGCTTTAAAAACGTTTCGACAGTAGTGATTAACAACGATTACGGAGTAGCCTTTGAGGAACAATTCGTTAACGCTTTTACCACCGCAGGAGGTACTATCATCAATAAAGATAAACCAGTGCGCCACGATCCCAAAGCTACAACCCTAGACAGTGAAGCTGGATTAGCTTTTGCCAATCAGCCCGATGCCGTGATGGCGGTATTATACGCAGAAACAGGAAGTTTACTCTTACAAGCAGCCTTTAAACAAGGCTTAATGAATAATACTACCGTTTTGTTGACTGATGGAGTATATTCGGAAGACTTTACCAAACAAGTAGGCAAAACCGCCGACGGTAATTCGATTATTGCAGGGGCATTGGGTACAGTACCGGGAGCGGAAGATGGTAAGGCATTAGAAGAATTTACCGCCCTATGGAAAGAAAAAACAGGAGATAAACCTGTTAGCGCCTTCGTACCTCACACATGGGATGCTACAGTATTGTTGATGTTAGCAGCTCAGGCATCAGGAGAGAATACAGGAGAAGGAATTAAAAATAAAGTTAGGGAAGTGGCAGGAGGAGACGGTACAGAAGTTACCGATGCTTGTCAGGCGATGGAGTTATTGCGTAAAGGAGAGAAAATCAATTATCAGGGTGCAAGTGGTAACGTGGACATTGATGAAAATGGTGACGTTGTGGGAGTTTATGATGTTTGGCGCGTCAAACAAGATGGTAGTTTAGAAGTCATTGATCAGGTTATGCCTCTTGTTAGTAATTAG
- a CDS encoding DUF3124 domain-containing protein, with product MVVKYFFPFFLICLFLLGCETNQTNSPIVEPNSIIPVNTESIELPSDFKAVTGQLIYLPIYSNIYHSNQRRLHNLGITVTFHNTDLENSIIIKSIEYYDTEGNLIENFLTSPVSLKPLASTNFFIPDNDTRGGIGANLLIEWVADKKVFSPIAEAIMLSTASTQGISFTTQGKVVKELRIKN from the coding sequence ATGGTTGTAAAATATTTCTTCCCTTTCTTCTTAATCTGTCTTTTTCTATTGGGTTGTGAGACAAATCAAACAAATTCTCCCATTGTTGAACCTAATAGTATTATTCCTGTTAATACGGAATCGATCGAGCTACCTTCAGATTTTAAGGCAGTTACAGGACAACTAATTTACTTACCAATTTACTCTAATATTTATCATTCTAATCAACGCCGTTTGCATAATTTAGGCATAACGGTTACTTTTCATAATACTGATTTAGAAAATTCTATTATTATTAAGTCGATCGAATATTATGATACTGAAGGTAATTTAATCGAAAATTTTTTAACCTCTCCAGTGAGTTTAAAACCCCTTGCCTCCACTAATTTTTTTATCCCCGATAACGACACTAGAGGGGGAATCGGTGCTAATTTGTTAATTGAATGGGTAGCGGATAAAAAAGTATTTAGTCCGATCGCAGAAGCGATAATGCTTAGTACGGCTAGTACTCAAGGAATTTCTTTTACTACTCAAGGAAAAGTTGTAAAAGAATTAAGAATTAAGAATTAA
- the rsmA gene encoding 16S rRNA (adenine(1518)-N(6)/adenine(1519)-N(6))-dimethyltransferase RsmA produces MSFRPRKQFGQHWLKNQQVLDQIIISAQLNKLDRVLEIGPGLGVLTERIFPYVDKLLAVEIDRDLCKKLVAKYGKIDNFLLLEGDFLELNLPEMLQSFPNFNNFNKVVANIPYNITGPIIEKLLGRISKPAEKPLDSIVLLVQKEVGDRLVATPNNKVYGALTVKVQYLADCEIVCDVPARDFYPKPKVDSVVVKITPRNVENPAHNPKFLDSLIKQGFASRRKMLKNNLKPVIEPEKLTEILTELGINDQARAENLSLREWINLSNHLDKVTS; encoded by the coding sequence ATGAGTTTTAGACCTAGAAAACAGTTTGGACAACATTGGTTAAAAAATCAACAAGTCCTTGATCAAATTATTATATCAGCACAACTCAATAAGCTCGATCGAGTCTTAGAAATAGGACCGGGTTTAGGGGTGTTAACCGAGAGAATTTTTCCCTATGTGGACAAACTTTTAGCGGTAGAAATCGATCGAGATTTATGTAAAAAATTAGTGGCAAAATATGGCAAAATCGATAATTTTTTATTATTAGAAGGGGATTTTTTAGAGTTAAATTTACCAGAAATGTTACAAAGTTTTCCTAACTTTAATAACTTTAATAAAGTGGTTGCTAATATTCCTTATAATATCACAGGACCTATTATCGAAAAATTACTGGGTAGAATCAGTAAACCTGCAGAAAAACCCTTAGATTCGATCGTACTATTAGTTCAAAAAGAAGTGGGCGATCGACTTGTAGCAACTCCGAATAATAAAGTATATGGAGCATTAACCGTCAAAGTCCAGTATTTAGCAGATTGTGAAATCGTTTGCGATGTACCTGCAAGAGACTTTTATCCTAAGCCAAAAGTTGATTCAGTGGTAGTAAAAATAACCCCTAGAAATGTTGAAAATCCTGCCCATAATCCTAAGTTTTTAGACAGTTTAATTAAACAAGGATTTGCTAGTAGAAGAAAAATGTTAAAAAATAACTTAAAACCAGTTATTGAACCTGAAAAATTAACAGAAATTTTAACAGAATTAGGTATCAATGATCAAGCTAGAGCAGAAAATTTAAGCCTCAGAGAATGGATTAATTTAAGTAACCATTTAGATAAAGTTACCTCATAA
- the mltA gene encoding murein transglycosylase A, translated as MSLNLLFTNPLLAQSIPLKPIDNLPVKIVDEQLFTKDKQALIRSIDHSLKYLNTDKAKTVYANYPIPEFSRERVIASLRRFRQLLVNSTSAQQLQNAVEKEFRFYRSIGYDGEGTVSFTGYFQPIYKASRQKTDIYRYPLYVKPSNFDSWQNPHPTRKEIEGKDGLGNNSILRGNELVWLSDRLQAYLVQVQGSAQLQLTDGKIMTIGYNGATDYPYVSLGKELIQDGKIPADEMSLPRLMSYLENNPDELNIYLPRNNRFIFFKETGGQPATGSLNVPVTDERSIATDKSLMPPGALALIYTRIPQVDNNNQMITPIVSRYVLDQDTGSAIKGAGRVDIFFGTGDVAKAKAGLVDWTGDLYYLLLK; from the coding sequence ATGAGCTTAAATTTATTATTCACTAATCCTTTATTAGCTCAATCAATACCTTTAAAACCCATTGATAATTTACCTGTTAAAATAGTAGATGAACAATTATTTACTAAAGATAAACAAGCCTTAATTAGATCGATCGATCATAGTTTAAAATATCTCAATACAGATAAAGCAAAAACTGTTTATGCCAATTATCCCATACCTGAGTTTAGTCGTGAACGGGTAATCGCTTCTTTAAGACGTTTTCGTCAATTATTGGTTAATTCTACCAGTGCGCAACAGTTACAAAATGCCGTAGAAAAGGAATTTCGGTTTTACCGATCGATCGGTTATGATGGAGAAGGTACAGTATCTTTTACAGGTTATTTTCAGCCAATTTATAAAGCAAGTCGTCAAAAAACAGATATTTATCGCTATCCTCTCTATGTAAAGCCTTCTAACTTCGATTCTTGGCAAAATCCTCACCCTACTAGAAAAGAGATTGAAGGAAAAGACGGGTTAGGCAACAATAGTATTTTACGAGGAAATGAGTTAGTTTGGTTGAGCGATCGACTTCAAGCCTATCTCGTGCAGGTGCAAGGTTCGGCGCAATTACAGTTAACGGATGGTAAAATTATGACTATCGGTTATAATGGGGCAACGGATTATCCCTATGTCAGCTTAGGTAAAGAGTTAATCCAAGACGGCAAAATTCCTGCCGATGAAATGAGTCTTCCCCGTTTGATGTCCTATCTGGAAAACAACCCCGACGAGTTAAACATCTATTTACCCCGTAATAATCGCTTTATCTTCTTTAAAGAAACAGGAGGGCAACCCGCAACGGGTAGTTTAAATGTTCCTGTTACCGATGAACGCTCGATCGCTACAGATAAATCCCTCATGCCTCCGGGGGCGTTAGCATTGATTTATACTCGTATTCCCCAAGTTGATAATAACAACCAAATGATTACTCCCATCGTGAGCCGTTATGTGTTAGATCAAGATACAGGTAGTGCTATTAAAGGTGCTGGTAGAGTCGATATATTTTTTGGCACGGGAGACGTTGCTAAAGCCAAAGCAGGATTAGTGGATTGGACAGGAGATTTATACTATTTATTGTTAAAATAG
- a CDS encoding NAD(P)-dependent oxidoreductase, whose protein sequence is MNKIAVLGMGLMGNPMTLRLAKANIPVIAYNRTPAKLEPLKEVSVPVTTNIQEALEFADCLILMLADFRAIQEVIFSSDADLTGKTIIQMGTIAPDESKKLLVEVETRGGEYLEAPVLGSIPEAKTGELLVMVGATSSQFAKWEGLLKNYSPNPLLIGEVGKASALKLALNQMIAGLTATFALSLSFLQQQEVNIDIFMDILRSSALYAPTFDKKLSRMLDRNYDNPNFPTKHLEKDINLFLASSQNLGLNTEGLDGISSIVLSAIKKGFADGDYSALIEGIKN, encoded by the coding sequence ATGAATAAAATAGCAGTTTTGGGTATGGGATTAATGGGAAACCCCATGACTTTAAGATTAGCAAAAGCGAATATTCCTGTTATCGCCTATAATCGAACTCCTGCAAAATTAGAACCTTTAAAAGAGGTAAGTGTTCCCGTTACTACCAATATACAAGAAGCCCTAGAGTTTGCTGATTGTTTGATATTGATGTTAGCGGATTTTCGTGCTATTCAAGAAGTGATTTTCTCCTCTGACGCAGATTTGACGGGAAAAACCATTATTCAAATGGGTACAATTGCACCCGATGAGAGTAAAAAACTATTAGTTGAAGTGGAAACCAGAGGGGGAGAATATTTAGAAGCGCCCGTGTTGGGAAGCATTCCCGAAGCGAAAACAGGAGAATTATTAGTGATGGTGGGGGCGACTTCCTCGCAGTTTGCAAAATGGGAAGGGTTGTTAAAAAATTATAGTCCGAATCCTCTCTTAATTGGGGAAGTGGGCAAGGCTTCAGCGTTGAAATTAGCTTTAAATCAGATGATAGCAGGGTTAACGGCTACTTTTGCCCTTAGTTTGAGCTTTTTACAACAACAAGAGGTGAATATCGATATTTTTATGGATATTTTGCGTAGTAGTGCTTTATATGCTCCTACTTTTGATAAAAAATTGTCACGGATGCTCGATCGTAATTATGATAATCCTAATTTTCCCACAAAACACCTCGAAAAAGATATTAATTTATTCTTGGCTTCCTCTCAAAATCTGGGCTTAAATACAGAAGGTTTAGATGGGATAAGTTCGATCGTACTTTCTGCTATTAAAAAAGGTTTTGCTGATGGGGATTATTCTGCTTTAATCGAAGGAATAAAAAATTAG
- a CDS encoding aspartyl protease family protein, which produces MSNSQRFFYQQVNQTIGEASYLPFLPITLINNNQTLLASGLLDTGATVNVLPYHFGENLGLDWDSQKISINLTGNLANYEAKAVLLKGQINNFPSVKLAFAWTKADNISIILGQVNFFLEFDICFYRSQLFFDVKKN; this is translated from the coding sequence ATGAGTAACAGTCAAAGATTTTTTTATCAACAGGTTAATCAAACTATTGGAGAAGCTAGTTATCTTCCTTTTTTACCGATTACTTTAATTAATAATAATCAGACTTTACTCGCATCTGGTTTACTAGATACAGGCGCGACTGTTAATGTTTTACCCTATCATTTTGGAGAAAATTTAGGACTAGATTGGGACAGTCAAAAAATATCGATTAATTTAACAGGAAACTTGGCTAATTATGAAGCAAAAGCAGTTCTCTTAAAAGGACAAATCAATAATTTTCCCTCTGTTAAATTAGCTTTTGCGTGGACAAAAGCGGATAATATTTCTATTATTTTAGGACAAGTTAATTTTTTCTTAGAGTTTGATATTTGTTTTTATCGTTCTCAATTATTTTTTGATGTAAAAAAAAATTAA
- a CDS encoding histidine phosphatase family protein — MKDTFPSDKLTSTIWVARHGHRFDFAYPQWFNTALRRYDPPLSALGKIQAQKLGLELKNESIEHIIVSPFLRTIQTGHIIAEILNLSIKLEEGLGEWHNPDWMTEKPLIHPPEELRLFYPLIDWEFRSNLTPIYPETEVIALERIKKITNILTAQFKGNLLLIGHSITVKGVAKALLNSTLETPINFCSYIKIVKPD, encoded by the coding sequence ATGAAGGATACATTTCCCTCCGATAAGCTGACTTCAACTATTTGGGTAGCAAGACATGGACATAGATTTGACTTTGCTTACCCTCAATGGTTTAATACTGCTTTAAGACGTTATGATCCCCCTTTATCAGCATTGGGTAAAATTCAAGCTCAAAAGTTGGGTTTAGAATTGAAAAATGAGTCGATCGAACACATCATTGTATCACCTTTTTTGAGAACGATTCAAACTGGTCATATCATTGCAGAAATTTTGAATTTATCCATCAAATTAGAAGAAGGTTTAGGGGAATGGCATAATCCTGATTGGATGACAGAAAAACCTCTTATTCATCCCCCCGAAGAATTAAGATTATTTTACCCTTTGATTGATTGGGAATTTCGATCGAACTTAACCCCAATTTATCCTGAAACCGAAGTAATAGCCTTAGAAAGAATCAAAAAAATTACGAATATTTTAACAGCACAATTTAAAGGAAATTTATTATTAATAGGACATAGTATAACCGTGAAAGGAGTTGCGAAAGCCTTACTAAATTCCACCCTAGAAACGCCTATTAATTTTTGTTCTTACATAAAGATAGTAAAACCAGATTAG